In Streptomyces capitiformicae, one genomic interval encodes:
- a CDS encoding SCO5555 family protein translates to MEHDGQLELYAAVASQLKEAHARVRALQVPEGVRMALTRKLLVVTAVAKHDLADAARRLEGFMTDLDEGRMPAEER, encoded by the coding sequence ATGGAACACGACGGCCAACTCGAGCTCTATGCGGCGGTCGCGAGCCAACTCAAGGAAGCGCACGCAAGGGTGCGCGCACTGCAAGTCCCGGAGGGCGTACGGATGGCGCTGACCCGGAAGCTGCTGGTCGTTACGGCGGTGGCCAAGCACGATCTCGCCGACGCGGCAAGGCGTCTGGAGGGCTTCATGACGGACCTCGACGAGGGGCGAATGCCCGCGGAGGAACGCTGA
- a CDS encoding HU family DNA-binding protein — MNKAQLVEAIADKLGGRQQAADAVDAVLDAIVRATVAGERVSVTGFGSFEKVDRPARYARNPQTGERVRVKKTSVPRFRAGQGFKDLVSGSKKLPRGGEVAVKKAPKGSLTGGAAATVKKAAAKKTTAKKAAVKKTTARKTTTAAKKTTAAKKTTAKKATTKTAAAKKTTGAAAAKKTTAKKAPAKKVTAKKAPAKKSTARKTTAKKTAAR, encoded by the coding sequence GTGAACAAGGCGCAGCTCGTAGAAGCGATTGCGGACAAGCTCGGAGGCCGTCAGCAGGCCGCCGACGCTGTCGACGCCGTCCTGGACGCGATCGTCCGGGCGACGGTCGCGGGTGAACGGGTGTCGGTCACCGGTTTCGGTTCGTTCGAGAAGGTCGACCGGCCGGCCCGCTACGCCCGCAACCCGCAGACGGGTGAGCGGGTTCGGGTCAAGAAGACCTCTGTGCCCCGTTTCCGTGCGGGCCAGGGGTTCAAGGACCTGGTGAGCGGTTCGAAGAAGCTCCCCCGGGGTGGCGAAGTCGCGGTCAAGAAGGCGCCCAAGGGCAGCCTGACCGGTGGGGCCGCGGCGACGGTCAAGAAGGCGGCGGCGAAGAAGACGACCGCGAAGAAGGCCGCGGTGAAGAAGACCACGGCTCGCAAGACGACCACGGCGGCCAAGAAGACGACGGCGGCGAAGAAGACCACCGCGAAGAAGGCCACCACCAAGACGGCTGCGGCCAAGAAGACCACGGGGGCGGCGGCCGCGAAGAAGACCACGGCCAAGAAGGCGCCGGCGAAGAAGGTCACCGCCAAGAAGGCGCCGGCCAAGAAGTCGACGGCTCGCAAGACGACCGCGAAGAAGACCGCCGCCCGTTGA
- the cofC gene encoding 2-phospho-L-lactate guanylyltransferase codes for MQWTLVVPVKPLARAKSRLADTAAGGVRPGLALAFAQDTVAAALASTAVHGVVVVTDDHLAGRELAALGARIVPDDPQADPADGLNAALRHAEALLRTVRPRSPLAALNADLPALRPTELTRVLEAAAAFPRAFLPDAAGTGTTLLAATPGRALRPAFGPDSRLRHRRSGATELTVDEADSVRQDVDTGDDLRAALALGVGPRTAAAAARLLIPGQ; via the coding sequence GTGCAGTGGACCCTGGTCGTACCCGTGAAGCCCCTGGCCCGGGCCAAGAGCAGACTCGCGGACACCGCCGCCGGCGGGGTGCGCCCCGGCCTGGCCCTCGCCTTCGCCCAGGACACGGTGGCGGCGGCCCTGGCCTCCACGGCGGTCCACGGTGTGGTGGTCGTCACGGACGATCACCTGGCAGGCCGCGAGCTCGCCGCCCTCGGCGCCCGTATCGTCCCGGACGACCCGCAGGCCGACCCGGCGGACGGCCTGAACGCCGCTCTGCGGCACGCGGAGGCCCTCCTGCGCACTGTGCGCCCGCGAAGCCCTCTGGCGGCCCTGAACGCCGACCTACCGGCTCTGCGCCCCACGGAACTGACCCGAGTCCTGGAAGCCGCCGCCGCATTCCCCCGCGCCTTCCTCCCGGACGCCGCCGGTACCGGCACCACCCTGCTCGCCGCGACCCCCGGCCGCGCCCTGCGCCCCGCCTTCGGCCCCGACTCCCGGCTGCGCCACCGCCGCTCGGGCGCGACGGAACTGACCGTGGACGAGGCCGACTCCGTACGCCAGGACGTGGACACCGGCGACGACCTCCGCGCAGCCCTCGCCCTGGGCGTCGGCCCCCGTACGGCCGCCGCGGCCGCGCGCCTGCTCATACCCGGCCAGTAG
- a CDS encoding lysophospholipid acyltransferase family protein encodes MPRRRIGFWYRLAAVIAKPPLVVLIKRDWRGMENIPAEGGFITAVNHNSHADPFAYAHYQYNSGRVPRFLAKSGLFGKGFIGAVMRGTGQIPVYRETTDALSAFRAAIDAVERGECVAFYPEGTITRDPDQWPMTGKTGAARVALQTRCPVIPVAQWGANELLPPYAKKLNVLPRKTHHVLAGPPVDLSRFYGKEMTPDLLKDATEVIMAAITRQLEDIRGEKAPKTPYDPKHERIEQRRRTAAAVEHRRPDQHNGALREEERQEEGQGK; translated from the coding sequence GTGCCCCGCCGCAGAATCGGCTTCTGGTACCGCCTCGCCGCGGTGATCGCCAAACCGCCACTGGTGGTGCTGATCAAGCGGGACTGGCGTGGAATGGAGAACATTCCGGCTGAGGGTGGATTTATCACCGCGGTGAACCACAATTCGCATGCCGATCCCTTTGCGTACGCCCACTATCAGTACAACAGTGGCCGCGTTCCGCGATTTCTCGCGAAGAGCGGCCTCTTCGGGAAAGGATTCATCGGCGCCGTCATGCGCGGCACCGGACAGATCCCCGTCTACCGCGAGACCACGGACGCGCTGAGCGCTTTCCGGGCCGCGATCGACGCCGTGGAGCGCGGTGAATGCGTCGCGTTCTACCCGGAGGGCACCATCACCCGGGACCCCGACCAGTGGCCCATGACCGGCAAGACCGGGGCCGCGCGGGTCGCGCTGCAGACCAGGTGCCCGGTGATCCCCGTCGCCCAGTGGGGCGCCAACGAGCTGCTGCCGCCGTACGCCAAGAAGCTCAACGTCCTTCCGCGCAAGACCCACCACGTGCTCGCCGGTCCGCCCGTCGACCTCTCCCGCTTCTACGGCAAGGAGATGACCCCCGACCTGCTGAAGGACGCGACGGAGGTCATCATGGCCGCCATCACCCGGCAGCTGGAGGACATCCGCGGCGAGAAGGCACCGAAGACGCCGTACGACCCGAAGCACGAACGCATCGAGCAGCGGCGCCGGACGGCCGCGGCGGTCGAGCACCGGCGGCCCGACCAGCACAATGGAGCCCTGCGGGAAGAGGAACGTCAGGAAGAGGGGCAGGGCAAGTGA
- a CDS encoding NAD(P)H-dependent glycerol-3-phosphate dehydrogenase — protein sequence MSKPVKAAVFSAGSWGTAFGMVLADAGCEVTLWARRPEVADAINSTRTNTDYLPGLELPQNVRATTDPAEAAADADFTVLSVPSQTLRANLAEWVPLLAPDTLLVSLMKGVELGSAMRMSEVIEDVAKVGQDRIAVVTGPNLAREIASRMPAASVVACTDEAVAQRLQAACHTPYFRPYTNTDVVGCELGGAVKNVIGLAVGIADGMGLGDNAKGSLITRGLAETTRLGLAMGADPLTFSGLAGLGDLVATCSSPLSRNHTFGTNLGKGMTLQETIAVTKQTAEGVKSCESVLDLGRRHGVDMPITETVVDIVHDGKPPVVALKEMMSRSAKPERR from the coding sequence GTGAGCAAGCCGGTCAAGGCGGCCGTGTTCAGCGCCGGTTCGTGGGGCACGGCCTTCGGCATGGTGCTCGCCGACGCGGGGTGCGAGGTCACACTCTGGGCGCGCCGTCCGGAGGTCGCGGACGCGATCAACTCCACCCGGACCAACACCGACTACCTGCCGGGCCTCGAGCTCCCGCAGAACGTGCGGGCCACCACCGACCCGGCCGAGGCCGCCGCCGACGCCGACTTCACGGTCCTCTCCGTGCCGTCCCAGACCCTGCGCGCCAACCTCGCCGAATGGGTTCCCCTGCTGGCCCCCGACACCCTCCTCGTCTCGCTGATGAAAGGCGTCGAACTCGGTTCCGCCATGCGGATGAGCGAGGTCATCGAGGATGTCGCGAAGGTCGGCCAGGACCGTATCGCCGTCGTCACCGGGCCCAACCTGGCCCGCGAGATCGCCTCCCGCATGCCGGCCGCCTCCGTGGTTGCCTGTACCGACGAGGCGGTCGCCCAGCGGCTCCAGGCCGCCTGCCACACGCCGTACTTCCGCCCGTACACCAACACGGACGTGGTGGGCTGCGAACTGGGCGGCGCCGTCAAGAACGTCATCGGTCTCGCCGTCGGAATCGCGGACGGCATGGGATTGGGCGACAACGCCAAGGGGTCCTTGATCACCCGCGGCCTCGCCGAGACGACCCGCCTCGGCCTCGCGATGGGCGCCGACCCGCTCACCTTCTCCGGACTCGCGGGCCTCGGCGACCTGGTGGCGACCTGCTCCTCGCCGCTCTCCCGCAACCACACCTTCGGCACCAACCTCGGCAAGGGCATGACCCTGCAAGAGACCATCGCGGTCACCAAGCAGACCGCCGAGGGCGTCAAGTCCTGTGAGTCGGTACTCGACTTGGGGCGTAGGCACGGCGTCGACATGCCCATCACGGAGACGGTCGTCGACATCGTCCACGACGGCAAGCCGCCGGTCGTCGCCCTCAAGGAGATGATGTCGCGCTCCGCCAAGCCGGAGCGACGCTGA
- a CDS encoding D-alanine--D-alanine ligase family protein, which yields MSTENLPQSPEQPSRKPRVAVVFGGRSSEHGISVVTAGAVLRAIDRTKYDVLPIGITRDGRWALTADEPERMAITDRRTPEVEELAESRDGGVVLPIDPANREVVYSEPGSVPKAIGEVDVVFPVLHGPYGEDGTLQGMLELSGVPYVGSGVLASAVGQDKEYMKRVFTSFGLKVGPYVVIRPREWQLDESAARKKIIDFAGEHGWPLFVKPARAGSSIGITKVDDLSGLDEAIAEAQSHDPKILVEAALRGREIECGVLEFEDGPRASVPAEIPPPDAHAYYDFEAKYIDSTPGIVPAPLTPEETAEVQRLAVDAFEAASCEGLVRADFFLTEDGEFVINEINTLPGFTPISMYPAMWKATGIEYPELVDRLIQAALSRSTGLR from the coding sequence ATGAGCACCGAGAACCTCCCCCAGAGCCCTGAGCAGCCGTCCCGCAAGCCGCGCGTGGCCGTCGTCTTCGGCGGCCGCAGCTCGGAACACGGGATCTCCGTCGTCACGGCCGGCGCCGTCCTGCGGGCCATCGACCGGACGAAGTACGACGTCCTGCCGATCGGTATCACCCGGGACGGCCGTTGGGCGCTCACCGCCGACGAACCGGAGCGCATGGCGATCACCGACCGCCGTACGCCGGAGGTCGAGGAACTCGCGGAGTCGAGGGACGGCGGCGTGGTGCTTCCCATCGACCCGGCCAACCGCGAAGTCGTCTACAGCGAGCCCGGTTCGGTGCCCAAGGCGATCGGCGAGGTCGACGTCGTCTTCCCCGTCCTGCACGGCCCGTACGGCGAGGACGGCACCCTCCAGGGCATGCTGGAGCTCTCCGGCGTCCCGTACGTCGGCTCGGGCGTCCTCGCCTCGGCCGTCGGCCAGGACAAGGAGTACATGAAGCGGGTGTTCACCTCCTTCGGGCTCAAGGTCGGCCCGTACGTGGTGATCCGGCCCCGCGAGTGGCAGCTCGACGAGTCCGCCGCCCGCAAGAAGATCATCGACTTCGCCGGCGAGCACGGCTGGCCCCTCTTCGTGAAGCCGGCCCGCGCGGGCTCCTCCATCGGCATCACCAAGGTCGACGACCTGTCGGGGCTGGACGAGGCGATCGCGGAGGCCCAGAGCCACGACCCGAAGATCCTCGTCGAGGCGGCGCTGCGCGGCCGTGAGATCGAGTGCGGGGTGCTGGAGTTCGAGGACGGCCCTCGCGCTTCGGTTCCGGCGGAGATCCCGCCGCCGGACGCCCACGCCTACTACGACTTCGAGGCCAAGTACATCGACTCGACCCCGGGCATCGTGCCGGCACCGCTGACGCCGGAGGAGACCGCGGAGGTCCAGCGCCTGGCGGTGGACGCCTTCGAGGCGGCGTCGTGTGAGGGTTTGGTGCGTGCCGACTTCTTCCTCACGGAGGACGGGGAGTTTGTGATCAACGAGATCAACACGCTGCCCGGTTTCACGCCGATCTCGATGTATCCGGCGATGTGGAAGGCGACGGGAATCGAGTACCCGGAGTTGGTGGACCGCCTGATCCAGGCGGCGCTGAGCAGGTCGACGGGGCTGCGCTGA
- a CDS encoding DUF3515 domain-containing protein — translation MNSLRHRHPARFGLPVLAVSLIAVSGCSSADDGGSAAVPSAGAAATKLCQKLDGALPREVDGLSRRDPQPASELTARWGDAVIILRCGVPQPPKMVDPRVAEGRDADAVAGAVDGVDWLMEKRDDGSYRFTTANRSAYVEVTVSAERAGEDTSPILVGLAPAIKKTIPEGIAS, via the coding sequence GTGAACTCCTTGCGTCACCGGCACCCCGCTCGCTTCGGGCTGCCCGTCCTGGCCGTGTCGTTGATCGCCGTCTCGGGCTGCTCCTCAGCAGACGACGGCGGATCAGCGGCGGTTCCCAGCGCTGGGGCTGCCGCCACGAAACTGTGCCAGAAGCTGGACGGGGCCCTGCCGCGAGAAGTGGACGGTCTCAGCCGCCGGGATCCTCAGCCGGCCTCCGAGCTGACGGCACGCTGGGGCGACGCGGTGATCATACTGCGCTGTGGTGTGCCCCAGCCGCCGAAGATGGTCGACCCCAGGGTGGCCGAGGGGCGCGACGCCGATGCGGTGGCGGGGGCGGTGGACGGGGTCGACTGGCTGATGGAGAAGCGGGACGACGGGTCGTATCGCTTCACCACGGCGAATCGCTCCGCGTATGTCGAGGTGACGGTGTCGGCTGAGAGGGCCGGGGAGGACACCTCGCCGATCCTTGTGGGGCTTGCACCGGCGATCAAGAAGACGATCCCTGAGGGGATTGCCTCCTGA
- a CDS encoding Lrp/AsnC family transcriptional regulator has protein sequence MVQAYILIQTEVGKASTVADTISKIPGVIQAEDVTGPYDVIVRAQADTVDDLGRLVVAKVQQVDGITRTLTCPVVHL, from the coding sequence GTGGTACAGGCGTACATCCTGATCCAGACGGAGGTCGGCAAAGCGTCGACCGTCGCCGACACGATCAGCAAGATCCCTGGGGTCATCCAGGCCGAGGACGTGACGGGTCCGTACGACGTCATCGTGCGCGCCCAGGCCGACACCGTCGACGACCTCGGCCGACTCGTGGTCGCAAAGGTCCAGCAAGTGGACGGCATCACCCGCACCCTGACCTGCCCGGTCGTACACCTGTAG
- a CDS encoding thiamine-phosphate kinase: MKGTVGELGEFGLIRELTSRLTTTPAVRVGPGDDAAVVAAPDRRVVASTDLLLEGRHFRRDWSTAYDVGRKAAAQNLADIAAMGAVPTALLLGLVAPVELPVTWATELMDGLRDECQVAGAAVVGGDVVRGDTIMISITALGDLRNHEPVTRAGAQPGDVVAVTGWLGWSAAGHAVLSRGFRSPRAFVEAHRRPEPPYHAGPAAAELGATAMCDVSDGLIADLGHIAEASKCRIDIRSGAIDIPSQMNDIGQAVGVDPIQWVLTGGEDHAIVATFPPDVKLPARWKVIGEVLNPSALPQVTVDGAPWTNKGGWDHFGDIES, translated from the coding sequence ATGAAGGGCACCGTGGGAGAGCTGGGGGAGTTCGGGCTCATCAGGGAGCTCACCTCCCGGCTCACCACCACCCCCGCGGTCCGGGTCGGCCCCGGCGACGACGCCGCCGTGGTGGCCGCGCCGGACCGCAGGGTCGTGGCGAGCACCGACCTGCTCCTGGAGGGACGGCATTTCCGCCGGGACTGGTCCACGGCGTACGACGTCGGGCGCAAGGCGGCCGCGCAGAACCTCGCGGACATTGCCGCCATGGGCGCCGTACCCACCGCGCTGCTCCTCGGCCTGGTCGCGCCCGTCGAACTCCCGGTGACCTGGGCGACCGAGCTGATGGACGGCCTGCGTGACGAGTGCCAGGTCGCGGGGGCGGCCGTGGTCGGCGGTGACGTCGTGCGCGGTGACACCATCATGATCTCCATCACCGCGCTCGGTGATCTGCGCAACCACGAGCCCGTGACCAGGGCGGGCGCCCAGCCCGGGGACGTCGTGGCCGTCACCGGCTGGCTCGGCTGGTCCGCCGCCGGGCACGCGGTGCTCTCGCGTGGCTTCCGCTCGCCGCGCGCCTTCGTGGAGGCCCACCGGCGCCCGGAGCCGCCGTACCACGCGGGGCCCGCGGCCGCCGAACTCGGCGCGACCGCGATGTGCGACGTGAGCGACGGGCTGATCGCCGACCTGGGGCACATCGCGGAGGCGAGCAAGTGCCGGATCGACATCCGCTCCGGCGCGATCGACATCCCCTCCCAGATGAACGACATCGGGCAGGCCGTCGGTGTCGACCCGATCCAGTGGGTGCTCACCGGGGGCGAGGACCACGCGATCGTGGCGACCTTCCCGCCGGATGTGAAGCTGCCCGCCCGCTGGAAGGTGATCGGCGAGGTCCTCAACCCCTCGGCGCTGCCCCAGGTGACCGTGGACGGGGCGCCCTGGACGAACAAGGGCGGCTGGGACCACTTCGGGGACATCGAGTCATGA
- the thiD gene encoding bifunctional hydroxymethylpyrimidine kinase/phosphomethylpyrimidine kinase — protein MTPPRVLTVAGSDSGGGAGIQADLKTMLALGVHGMSVITAVTAQNSLGVQGAWELPVEAVRAQYRSVVDDIGVQAVKTGMLASAELVETVAELIGGTDAPAVVDPVGVSKHGDSLLAASALDSVRTKLLPVATVATPNLDEVAQLTGVRVQSEDDLRRAAAAVLAYGPRWALIKGGHLPGEAVDLLTDGSEEHWLRAPRYDNRHTHGTGCTLASAIASQLAKGQSVPEAVAAAKEYVTGAIAAGFALGGGIGPVAHGWAFTGGTPGA, from the coding sequence ATGACCCCGCCCAGGGTTCTGACGGTGGCGGGTTCCGACTCCGGCGGCGGGGCCGGGATCCAGGCCGACCTGAAGACGATGCTCGCGCTCGGCGTGCACGGGATGAGCGTGATCACTGCCGTCACCGCGCAGAACTCCCTTGGTGTGCAGGGTGCTTGGGAGCTGCCGGTGGAGGCGGTCCGCGCCCAGTACCGCAGTGTCGTCGACGACATCGGCGTACAGGCCGTGAAGACCGGCATGCTGGCCTCGGCCGAACTGGTCGAAACGGTGGCCGAGTTGATCGGCGGCACGGATGCCCCGGCGGTCGTCGACCCGGTGGGGGTGTCCAAGCACGGGGACTCCCTGCTGGCTGCGTCCGCGCTGGACTCCGTACGGACGAAGCTGCTGCCCGTCGCCACCGTCGCCACGCCCAACCTGGACGAGGTGGCCCAACTCACCGGCGTACGTGTCCAGTCGGAGGACGATCTGAGGCGAGCCGCGGCGGCCGTGCTCGCGTACGGGCCCCGATGGGCGCTGATCAAGGGCGGCCATCTGCCGGGAGAAGCCGTCGATCTGCTGACCGACGGCTCGGAGGAGCACTGGCTGCGGGCCCCGAGGTATGACAACCGGCACACCCATGGCACGGGCTGCACTCTCGCCTCCGCGATCGCGTCGCAGCTCGCGAAGGGCCAGTCCGTGCCGGAGGCCGTGGCGGCAGCCAAGGAGTACGTCACCGGGGCGATCGCCGCCGGGTTCGCACTTGGCGGGGGGATCGGCCCCGTGGCTCACGGGTGGGCATTCACCGGGGGTACGCCGGGAGCTTGA
- the rpmB gene encoding 50S ribosomal protein L28 — protein sequence MAANCDVCGKGPGFGNNISHSHRRTSRRWNPNIQRVRTVVGGTPKRVNACTSCIKAGKVSR from the coding sequence GTGGCTGCCAACTGCGACGTCTGCGGCAAGGGGCCGGGCTTCGGCAACAACATCTCGCACTCGCACCGCCGTACGTCCCGCCGCTGGAACCCGAACATCCAGCGTGTGCGTACCGTGGTCGGCGGGACGCCGAAGCGCGTGAACGCTTGCACCTCGTGCATCAAGGCCGGCAAGGTCTCGCGCTGA
- a CDS encoding DAK2 domain-containing protein has product MAQVPQTFFDALAVRTWCGLALAALGRAREEIDAINVYPVADGDTGTNLYLTMESAVTAVEAVFAGHEAGPGATGKPTLADAARAMAHGALIGARGNSGTILAQLLRGMAKVLADDGEAAHTDGQGLRLALRHAADSARDAVAHPVEGTVLTVASAAAAAVTGAEGDCGAVARAAYEGAGEALAATTGQLAVLARAGVVDAGGRGLLAVLAALVETFTGEAPRAVAGAGAGVSVGVDAATDVCTDDRPEPGGPAFEVIYLLEADDAAVARLRTRLDALGDSLVVVGGDGLWNVHVHVDDAGAAVEAGVEAGRPYRIRITHFGAEDAHMAGAAGRPPRERAQRAVVAVVPGEGLAGLYTEAGATTVLARPGEPPASGELVEAVRRAHAREVVLLPNDADLRHTAAAAAEQARAEGVRVALIPTRSAVQGIAALAVHEPDRRFDEDVVSMTSAAGATRYGEVVIAERQSWTMAGICQAGDVLGLIDGDVAVIGADITTTAATVVDRMLAAGGEMVTLVLGDEAPTDIAAHVETRVRESYLAVDTVVYRGGRQGALLLIGVE; this is encoded by the coding sequence GTGGCGCAGGTGCCGCAGACATTCTTCGATGCTCTCGCGGTGCGCACCTGGTGCGGTCTCGCGCTGGCGGCGCTCGGGCGGGCGCGCGAGGAGATCGACGCGATCAACGTCTACCCCGTCGCGGACGGGGACACCGGCACGAACCTCTACCTGACCATGGAGTCGGCCGTCACGGCGGTCGAGGCCGTCTTCGCGGGCCACGAGGCCGGCCCCGGGGCCACCGGGAAGCCCACCCTGGCCGACGCCGCGCGCGCGATGGCGCACGGCGCTCTGATCGGCGCCCGGGGTAATTCCGGGACGATCCTCGCCCAGCTGCTCCGGGGCATGGCCAAGGTACTCGCCGACGACGGAGAGGCGGCCCACACCGACGGCCAAGGTCTCCGGCTCGCCCTGCGCCACGCCGCCGACTCCGCCCGCGACGCCGTCGCCCATCCCGTCGAGGGGACCGTCCTCACGGTCGCCTCCGCCGCGGCCGCCGCGGTCACCGGAGCCGAGGGCGACTGCGGCGCGGTCGCCCGGGCCGCCTACGAGGGCGCGGGCGAGGCCCTCGCGGCCACCACCGGGCAACTGGCCGTCCTGGCCCGCGCGGGCGTCGTGGACGCGGGCGGACGGGGCCTGCTGGCCGTACTGGCGGCGCTGGTGGAGACGTTCACGGGGGAGGCGCCGAGGGCGGTGGCGGGTGCGGGTGCTGGTGTGAGTGTGGGTGTCGACGCCGCGACGGACGTGTGTACGGACGACCGGCCCGAGCCCGGCGGCCCCGCTTTCGAGGTGATCTACCTCCTGGAGGCGGACGACGCGGCCGTGGCCCGGCTGCGCACGCGGCTCGACGCGCTGGGCGACTCGCTCGTGGTGGTCGGCGGGGACGGCCTGTGGAACGTCCATGTGCACGTCGACGACGCCGGGGCCGCCGTGGAGGCCGGGGTCGAGGCCGGGCGGCCGTACCGGATCCGGATCACGCACTTCGGGGCCGAGGACGCGCACATGGCCGGTGCGGCCGGGCGACCGCCACGGGAGCGGGCCCAGCGCGCCGTCGTGGCCGTCGTACCGGGGGAGGGGCTGGCCGGGCTGTACACCGAGGCCGGCGCGACCACGGTGCTGGCCCGCCCCGGGGAGCCCCCCGCCAGCGGGGAACTCGTGGAGGCCGTACGGCGTGCCCACGCGCGCGAGGTGGTGCTGCTGCCCAACGACGCGGACCTTCGCCACACGGCGGCCGCCGCGGCCGAACAGGCCCGTGCCGAGGGCGTACGCGTCGCCCTCATCCCCACCCGTTCGGCGGTCCAGGGCATCGCCGCCCTCGCCGTCCACGAGCCCGACCGCCGCTTCGACGAGGACGTCGTCTCCATGACCTCCGCGGCCGGCGCCACCCGCTACGGCGAGGTCGTCATCGCCGAACGCCAGTCCTGGACCATGGCCGGCATCTGCCAGGCCGGCGACGTCCTCGGCCTCATCGACGGCGACGTGGCCGTCATCGGCGCCGACATCACCACCACCGCCGCGACGGTCGTCGACCGCATGCTCGCCGCAGGCGGCGAGATGGTCACCCTGGTCCTGGGCGACGAGGCCCCCACCGACATCGCGGCCCACGTGGAGACCCGGGTACGGGAGTCCTACCTGGCGGTGGACACGGTGGTGTACAGGGGTGGGCGGCAGGGGGCGTTGCTGTTGATCGGGGTGGAGTAG